Proteins from a genomic interval of Euwallacea fornicatus isolate EFF26 chromosome 1, ASM4011564v1, whole genome shotgun sequence:
- the Alh gene encoding protein AF-10, which produces MREMVGGCCVCSDDRGWPENPLVYCDGQSCNVAVHQACYGIVTVPTGPWYCCKCESQERPTKVKCELCPSRYGALKRTDNQGWAHVVCALYIPEVRFGNVSTMEPIQLHLIPPERFNKLCYICEEKGKPANATVGACMQCNRVGCRQQFHVTCAQSLGLLCEEAGNYLDNVKYCGYCQHHYSKLKKGGNVKTIPPYKPISDTHNSDSNSEKESESGSPLKGSPSQAVGKRRSAQGGKPNLVKPPIPNKSSVSQPKSGHSNNKGPSERRLAKTKSEDIQPSPSPSPDNKSEKKDIRSGDSVSESDKESKDKDSKIGKKRKGSSSRTATPIQTEVSVVVSALPGSDLLSASNAVNTVAQVDRKNCVSVGDNSLDKLKKAKLENTQLIISNQPVVALTSISTTRITSSPTTSTTTTSSSASTIQTEAVSVGVPTSSIIQSTSQAQSLQQHHPPHPSLVVSVPLASTSITSSQHLGANAANSLVGTSFVVAATEKKSGVSTIAGRSTPAALPPDYPTMPSSSSNQSLAGPDRDGGLKITYENQLDSINTEVDMELEVDTPSSIQQVPVKRTRSQSNEKAERSSRAKKRNSIGNGLPQVQSSVSLPATMPKRSNRSQHSPPSPLVTTIQLQQPGAFAAVSQDKMKDSPPSSPSSEGQGASNDTGRSRTKNRKSTPTGINVIHGLSKDEKKEIKIFQNGIASAPHMLGNQLNPTSNMHQKMTDHLSNELEAHSIYSCDSAPNNLVGPQLHRRVLLSVRASSSGSSTASVGSGLSSVLGGISIPATFDQLLERQWDHGSQFLMEQAQHFDIASLLSCLHELRGENLRLEEHLSSLIQRRDQLMAINARLTVSLTGASTTSSTHSSHTVNNIHPNVSMGHAEGMSRSSRHSGGSYDRYPQGSLSVPVENGLPQDAYANNPHRDAMGSGQPSPNVRNSPAVAYSNNGLLRQCADTGARSTPSRQQPYPLYERPSSTHSASSQQVVIRRDRDQDIFNHSSHLS; this is translated from the exons ATGAGGGAAATGGTAGGAGGGTGTTGTGTTTGTTCTGATGATAGAGGCTGGCCAGAGAATCCCTTAGTGTATTGTGACGGACAATCTTGTAATGTTGCTGTGCATCAAG ctTGTTATGGAATAGTGACAGTTCCGACAGGTCCATGGTATTGCTGCAAATGTGAGAGTCAGGAAAGGCCCACTAAAGTA AAGTGTGAATTGTGCCCTAGTAGATATGGCGCTCTTAAGCGTACTGATAATCAAGGATGGGCCCATGTGGTCTGTGCATTGTACATCCCTGAGGTGCGATTTGGAAATGTTTCTACAATGGAACCAATTCAGTTGCATTTGATTCCTCCAGAGAGGTTTAACAAG TTATGCTATATTTGCGAAgagaaaggtaaacctgccaaTGCGACTGTTGGTGCATGTATGCAATGCAACAGAGTTGGATGTAGGCAGCAGTTCCACGTAACTTGTGCTCAGAGTTTAGGTCTTCTGTGTGAAGAAGCAGGCAATTATTTAGACAACGTCAAGTATTGTGGATATTGCCAGCATCATTACAGTAAATTG aaaaaaggGGGTAACGTGAAAACTATCCCACCTTATAAACCAATAAGTGACACTCATAATTCCGACTCTAATTCCGAGAAAGAGTCGGAGAGTGGTAGTCCATTAAAGGGCAGTCCTTCACAGGCAGTGGGAAAGAGGAGATCTGCGCAAGGAGGAAAGCCTAATCTTGTAAAACCGCCGATTCCTAATAAATCATCGGTTTCACAACCGAAAAGTGGACATAGCAATAATAAAGG CCCTAGTGAAAGACGACTTGCGAAAACCAAGTCCGAAGATATTCAACCTTCCCCTTCTCCGTCTCCGGATAACAAATCCGAAAAAAAGGATATTAGGAGCGGCGATTCAGTGTCTGAATCCGACAAGGAATCGAAAGATAAGGACTCGAAAATTGGTAAGAAACGGAAAGGAAGCTCGAGTAGGACGGCTACGCCCATTCAGACTGAAGTTAGTGTAGTGGTTAGCGCGTTACCGGGATCCGATTTATTGAGCGCTAGTAACGCGGTGAATACGGTTGCGCAGGTGGACAGAAAGAACTGTGTTAGTGTTGGTGATAATTCACTTgataaactgaaaaaa GCCAAGCTGGAAAATACgcaattgattatttcaaatCAACCAGTGGTTGCTTTAACCTCCATATCAACTACAAGAATCACTTCTTCCCCCACTACCTCAACTACCACTACGTCTTCATCTGCCTCTACAATTCAAACTGAAGCAGTATCAGTGGGTGTGCCAACCTCATCTATTATTCAATCTACTAGCCAG GCGCAATCACTGCAACAACACCATCCACCTCATCCCTCTCTGGTGGTTTCGGTACCTCTAGCTAGTACCAGCATTACTTCGAGTCAACATTTAGGCGCCAATGCTGCCAATTCTTTGGTGGGGACCTCATTTGTTGTAGCGGCGACTGAAAAGAAATCTGGAGTATCGACTATCGCAGGAAGGTCCACACCAGCTGCATTACCACCTG atTATCCTACAATGCCTTCGAGTAGTAGTAATCAGAGCCTTGCCGGTCCCGACAGAGACGGCGGGTTGAAGATCACCTATGAAAATCAGCTTGATTCTATCAACACAGAAGTTGATATGGAGTTGGAGGTGGATACACCATCATCAATTCAGCAAGTACCTGTTAAGAGAACAAG ATCTCAATCGAACGAAAAGGCGGAACGTAGTAGTCGTGCCAAAAAGCGGAATAGCATCGGAAACGGGCTTCCGCAAGTACAAAGTAGCGTATCACTCCCCGCCACGATGCCCAAAAGGTCTAATCGTTCTCAACACTCTCCTCCTTCTCCGCTCGTTACCACTATACAGTTGCAGCAACCTGGTGCTTTTGCTGCTGTATCACAA GATAAAATGAAAGATTCGCCCCCTAGTAGTCCGAGTTCAGAAGGCCAAGGAGCCTCAAATGACACTGGACGAAGTCGCACCAAGAATCGAAAAAGTACGCCTACGGGCATTAACGTTATTCATGGTTTATCCAAAGACgagaaaaaggaaataaaaat ATTTCAGAACGGAATCGCGTCGGCCCCGCACATGTTGGGAAATCAGTTAAATCCTACCTCAAATATGCATCAAAAGATGACTGATCATTTGAGCAATGAATTGGAGGCTCACAGCATTTATTCCTGTGATTCAGCTCCCAATAATTTGGTCGGGCCTCAGCTACATAGAAGGGTTCTACTGTCG GTGAGGGCTAGTAGTTCGGGCTCAAGCACCGCCTCTGTAGGCAGTGGTTTGTCTTCAGTGTTGGGTGGCATCTCAATACCAGCTACTTTTGATCAGCTTCTGGAGAGACAATGGGATCATGGATCGCAGTTCCTTATGGAACAAGCTCAACATTTTGATA tTGCGTCCCTTCTCAGTTGTCTTCATGAACTCCGCGGAGAGAACCTTCGTTTAGAGGAACATCTCAGTTCGCTAATTCAAAGGAGAGACCAATTAATGGCCATCAATGCTAGATTGACCGTTTCTCTGACAGGTGCTTCGACAACTTCGTCGACACATTCGTCACATACTG TAAATAATATTCATCCCAATGTGTCAATGGGCCATGCGGAAGGTATGTCTAGGTCGTCTAGACATAGTGGTGGGTCTTACGACCGATATCCTCAGGGTTCACTTTCAGTACCTGTAGAGAATGGATTGCCGCAAGATGCTTACGCGAATAATCCACATCGGGACGCCATGGGAAGCGGGCAACCCAGTCCTAATGTAAG